ttaataaatgattttttaatattaataaatagggaataaattccacaacggcttgccatataaAATGGCCTTTTTCATTATCATATTGAAAGGATATGATCACACATAATCATAGTTGATATGATTGctagaaatgtgtttttcttatgttttaaCTTACTTCAATTTTGTCACAGTTTTAGCATAATTTTTTATAGCCAACCAAAACGGGTTTCTTGGCCGTAAACATACGATACACGAGTcgacaacaaaatattttgaaacatgttACTTGtgttatcaaattttaaataatatatttgcCAAGTTAAGTTTCTAAACCCACCCTATATATGCTTCCAAggcttgtcgtttgtttatgtagcaaatttacctgacgatatcgggatataGGTATTTTGTCGGATCtcaacacgtacttgtgatttgtttaaaaccggtaaaaataaaagaagaaatgtcgaaatgttcagcatgttcagaacttaattaaatctgtatttgggtaagatggtgcaagcatacgatttttattgtgTCTTaaactttgagaagcgaataatctttagctactttttttaaatattgtgtaaaaacgttaattatgagctatgaaagtcaagtggctcgagcatatttctgaggaagttttaaaaaattgcaaagaaatattttaacagtaGGTTAtattagctttcattagtcttcactatctatagattaacgacttttggttatatttataattcagaatcatcattgaaggtggagcacaattgcacagttaattaattatattgatgtgccatttgtatgcaagagtgacattccgttgtattatgtgcaAATTCgaaattgtctccctttaacaggttcattattttataattaagtttacgtttctgatataattacaaaatgtatcaattcaatttatttccgtttttgttattggtgtatcagaAACATTGATGTACggatataatttcataaatttgaaacgtttaaaatgattacataccaatataaagaaccgttcatcattttaaAAAAGACTATGAATGAAAATCGAATTATATATCTCTCCttgatgatagattgattgggaaatgaaccaaaGTTAACTAGTGGTAAtagggactagcaagcaatttttttttattgtatcttatttaaaattaaaactatttttcactataaacaaatgttactttatacaaatataaggactttgttagctaaatctacaaattttattagatattatgaatttttattacaatagattaatatgctagtttatgtgttacatatttgtttttcgttccttgtttttttttttaaaataaggccgttagttttctcgtttgaattgttttacattgtcatatcggggtcttttatagatgactatgcggtatggatttcgCTCATTggtgaatgccgtacggtgacctatagttgttaatgtctgtgtcatttttggtctcttgtggacatttgtcccattggcaatcataccacatcttcttttttataattaagctGAATTTAAATCAAGGGGAACTGTCTTTAAagtctttattttgttttgcccATTTAGATCATGATTGTGAACGTTTTAGTAGATAAtgcttttaaaagaaaaaagctTCTGCACTTTCCAATGTTTATATCTAATCAACTTTGTTGTATGCAATGATTTACTTGAAGCAAGTTGGCAAACGAGTCCCTTACCAAACCTTCAGTTTCGACTTTCTATCTAAACTAAAAGGAAAAGGACCGACTCTAAATTTACTGACACTATGATTTACTCTATGTTTTACAGAAATAGCAACTAATGGATTCAACACGTCACAAAACACAAGTAAGTTATACATATTTCACAAAATAATTCCTTGGCttaacaaaacaacatttttattgttaaaagctgtgtttttaaaaaaaaatacccaccAATGATACCAAACATTCATTTTGGCATGACACGCACATTACATCTATATTAGACTCAAATGGCAAAGCATGGTCATATgatctgtattttaatcagatgAGATCATATATTGCGCTTTTCTTGATAGGGGTGACTAAAAAAATAACCCAAAATTTATattacttgtttgttttttttccgCCTGTGTAGGACTTCCTATTTGTTATGTCATGACACAggtttacatgtatatgaacttTTAGGTTGCCGCGACGTACACCACTAAAATAACACGAAGTTCAACATTACAcctgaaagtaaaataaatttgtcttaCTTTCAGAATCGTGTAAACAAGGTTGTAAATTTGGTAACTGCAATGCTGGTAAATGTTCGTGTatgatatttttcaaaggaaACACTTGTAATCAACGTAAGTACTTGAATATTTATTGCATTGTTCAAATGGAACCAGTTAATATCTTAAACgtaataaatgaaaaatttatatatatattatgagaACAGAAATGAAATATCCTTAACTTTCCAATGTGAGAAACATATCAATGACATTTTATGAAAGAGAACATCTATCAAGAATTAATAATATGCCGTTAAATTATTCGTTAAAATTGTCATTTCGAGCCCTTTATAGCTAACAATGCAGAGCACTACTGAAATATGTAAACTATGTTTATATAAAGACTGGTAATGGTAAGTAAAATATGCATATGTTAGGTCGAAAAtagtgttatatatttgttacaGCTAAACAGTGGTTCATAGTAGCAGCGGCTGTGCTTGGGACAATTGCTTTCATGATGACCGTTTGCTGTATTGGACGTTTTTGTTGCGGGTATACGTAAGTTTGCCATTAAACACGGATAAGCAGATACATATACCGTTGAATTAATATTCAGATACAGGCAAAAACACCATACGTAAGCAAAAACTGTATTTGACTAGCTTTTACAATTTCCTTATGCAAACTGTAACATTGAAGCAGTAAATCAATTATATTAGACCAGTAGTTAGTCCTGTACCTAAATTATTAAGATACATGTTCTAGATATATGTTCATATGGAAATTATATTGAAGAGCAACAGAGGTCTCTGAGCATAAGATATAAATTAATCAACCTATGTTTCACTCTGTTGActttacaaaaatacaaataaacagtgTGTTGGGACCTTTTGAAGGcattactttgacctataacggtttacttttacaaatggtGACTTGGATGGAATGATGCATTCACATCATAAATGTGGTTCGTCTGTCGCGCTTTTCTGGATTAGCTTGAATAAGAAcgcatacacacacaaaaaaaagctATTCTCAAACTGCCTGCATCAACGATAGTCAAACCCAGTGCTGAAAATGGCAAATATGAAATAGCACGAATTTTTTTCCTTAATATTtgcaaacattacaaaaaatatgccCATGCCAATTTCAATTTCGAGTATCTCgtataaaaaaattgatatgttaTTTTTCCACATAAATATCATTAGCAACAAAGCAACTAACAACCTGAGATAAAATGACGTAGATGTTTTCACCGTATGGATTAAGAAAAAACCAATAACACGCATACCGCAAAGCAAACTATATAATAACGGACATTACAACATGTAAAACAATACAGTCTAGAACACTCACGGATTCATTTATGATGCTATTTTATGTGTCTTAATCCtgattaggacattttttatgagtacattacgaaaacccatgaattacaggctcctcttTTAAGTTTTGGACAGAAACTAACAGAAAGTAAGAACAAACTACTTAATCAGGGGTTGGTCACTTTCAAATATGTTTCTTTGACTGTTGAAGGTATGGTAAAAAAGTTGCAGCGATAGAGATAGAAACCAGTGGAAATAAACGTATATAGACATATTTCAAGAAgctattatttaaataaatataaaattgtttgaGGCTACTGTTGTTTTTATGCAAAATACAAGAGAAATCAAGAGGTCGCAGAATAATTTTAATCGTAATAATCAAAGGCAGTTTAACATTCCTGTAGCTTATTTATATGTTTAAGCGTGCTTAAGTTATATTATCAACATAACCATTCCATTTAGCATCATTGCTATATTTAACCcctaaatgtttatgaatatttgtaataggtatatttttatcattgaatatAAAGTTCATTTCGGGGGTTTCAAGATTAGAAAATAACATAATTTCTGTTTTATCTGCATTAAAAGACATTAACCATTTTTTGGACCATTCGTTCAGCTTTTCCAGATCATGGTTTATCACAGTTTCTATCTGAAAAGCATCACGATCTGCACAGCTGAACGATGTGTCATCTGCGAAGAGTCTGCACAGAGAAATAAGTCTTTCtgcaatataattaatatatattataaaaaagtaaTGGTCCAAGGACCGACCCTTGAGGCACTCCAGCTGAAATACTGTAAAGTTGGGAAATGATAACATTATATAgacattctgtttttttttgtttttaaattgaattatatTGTTACTATTTCACAGGAcgtttatttttgtaatgtaTTTTAAATATCGTATTTgctaaaaaacacaaaaaaaacaacatcaagtTTTCAGGGGATGTAATATTTTGACACTAGATTTCCAAATCTTTATGTGAGAATGTGGTGGTGATCTTATTTTTCACAAATTGATCTTTTCACACCTAAGTTACAGACAACAAAAACGCAAGTTAATTTCTTCCTGTTCTGCTTAAAACAAGTCTAGGACCTCATACTAATATATGTGACAGATTTCTATGAATATGTTTCATTGTCGTAAATATTCGACTCATTGCATTTATATTAGGAAGACTTGTCATCTGCTTTGTATGAGACGTGAACATCGAAACACTACACTTAAAGTTGTAATATATTTTCTACGATAAATAGCGAGAACCTTAATACAAGATATGCTAGGGTACATGTAAATGAGCACGAAACATAACAACATAACAACAAAATAATCTAAAGAAAACTAGAAGATAACGTTTATGCCTTCACAAATAGACAGTTGTCTAACTAGTCTGACTTTAGGAATAGCTTTTATGATAAATCATCATATTTGACATTAAAAACAAAACCTCTTGTTGAAAGCCTTTGCAATACATATAATGTTTCAAAATTCCTATGACTGTTGTTTCCAATATAGAGCAAAATTGGTCAAAACATCATTTCGATGTTGaatttgataaaatgaaaatCTAATGTTGACTTTGCAATTACCAATGTTATATTCTGAAATTGCACATTGTAATATGACTGATAAATGTTCTATTCTGAAATTTCGTATTAAAAGTAAcagcaaaaataaaatgaatttctcaatttttgggtcatttatcaaaggtaccaggattataatttaatacgctagacgcgcgtttcgtctacataagattcatcagtgacgctcagatcaaaatagttataaagccaaacaggtagaaagttgaagagcattaaggacccaaaattccaaaaagttgtgccaaatacagctaaggtaatctattcctggaataaaAAATTGTTATCCTATATTTAGTTTCATATAGAATTCAATATAATGTACACAACTCAATTTCATCGAATCTTATCACAAATGTCATAGATGGATTTCTTGATTTTTCTGCACTTTAAACTACTATTATCTTTGCTCAATCGAAAGATCAACTGCGTCGTCGTATTAAACAGAGCGTTTTCCACAAAAATTGGAATCGTAGATtccttgtaaataaactcatcatagataccaggactaaatttagtatatacgccagacgcgcgtttcgtctacaaaagactcaccagtgacgctcgaatccaaaaacgttgagaaggccaaataaagtacgaagttgaagagcattgaggaccaaaattcctaaaagttttgccaaatacagctaaggaaggtaatctatgcctgaggtagaaaagccttagtatttcaaaaaaaaaaaaaaaaaaagaatcaaaaatttgttaacagtaaatttataaatataaccataccaatgacaattcatgtcagctcaaaaagtactgactactgggcttgtgataccctcggggaaattaatctccaccagcagtggcatcgactcagtggttgttaataaactcatcatagataccagaactaaatttagtatatacgccagacgcgcgtttcgtctacaaaagactcatcagtgacgctcgaatccaaaaaagttgagaaggccaaataaagtacgtatttgaagagcattgaggaccaaaattcctaaaagttaacTTTCCTACCTATTATATGGTATGCGTACTAAAAGTACAGGAGTGAGCTCCTttcgcagaaactgctccaacagagtTATGAGACGGAAAGATTAAAAATGGCATTccattgtgtcgttgttctcctctcatatttaatgcgtttccctcagtttcagtttgttaccccgattttgttttttgtccatagtttatgagtatactactgttgccttaattccATAAATTtaatggacaccatcacgaattggttgatctatacgatgtgtCTATGTCTAAGCTAGATAATGAAATTTTTCCACGTCTTAGATTATGGTTTAATATATATGTCGTCTGTCTGCTATGTACCGACCTATTCCCGAATATGATTGTTCTATATATAGTGAATTAACATTGCTTGGCGCCGTATGTCGTTATTTTGtatatccaacattcatgtatttatttttcatgtttctttTATGGTTTCGGTTGAATAATGTGTTATGTCGTATCATTTGCTGTCCAAAATAATTATAGAATTGCTTAACACTGCCAACATTGTCAATTTCTCGAATATAGCTGTTATACTGAATTCGAATTTGCATTGTTGTGCGGCGTGTCACGGTGTTTTGTACAATAATCTGTTTTTGTAGTccaaaaaactataaaattgcCTTTCCATAAAACCATTGCCATAACAATTTTTTGCAAGAATATTTCGATAATTGTATAAAGATCGAGATTTAATGTTAATAGAGTATTTATGTATGCGCGCAACTGTTTTTGATATCCTTTGGTGCTTGTCGTTGGTGGACcatgttcgttgttgttctgcggTTTGTCTGTTGTGAATGTTCTTGCGTGTGTTTGAGCTGTATTTCTGTCGCGTAGATTTTAGCGACATTTTCTAACAAAgtcataaagcgggaggtttgacatgccattagaccaggttcaacccaccatttgtttcttaaaatatccggtaccaagttaggaatatggcagatcttatcaaatagtccgtttctgtgactttcaaattatttttttgttactcCAGATAAGCAAGGTAACAAACAACCTCATTGAAATCAAATCTTTTTCATTGCTCTAGTGTAGTAgcggttttttttgttgttgttgcaggAATGACAAGAAAtgcttattatatataattaaagcAAAAATTCTAGTATTATTGAGATTTGATGTAACAAAATTTGAGtgtatttgtaattttaattgaACAATGTtttaacgcgcgtctggcgtatcaaattaaaatcctggtacctttgataactattaacaggGTTTACTTGTTTATTCCTTTACAATCATTATAAaatcctttgatattttttttaataatgaagtTCTTATCTAGCTCTCATCTCTTCTTTGATATAAGGGGCTGTTCCCatgttaattaatttatttatatttgctgGTTATTTGCATTATGAATACATATTGTTTTAGTCATAAGGACACCTCGTGATATTTGATACCAGGCAGGGAAGTATGTTTAACAATAGGAAAATTAATACGGGTTGACTGTTAAACAATCTACTATTGTCAGCCAACCAATTTGCCGAAAAAGAGTATGTGTTTAGCAcatagaaaagatttttttttttagatattttgtcGTTTGCTCATGTCTGTCGTAATGGATTTTAGTTAATCAATTAGTTACAAGTTAGGCCGTAGgattttcgtttgaattgtttcagatTTTGTCATGTCGAGGGCCCTTATAACCGTAATGGATACACAATAACTGCTTACATGAACATATTCGAACTCCGGGATATAGCTGTCACATTTGCAGTACTACCTtatatccttatttttatacatgttcaAAACTATGTTAAACTTAAATGCAAATAAACAGTTTTAAATTCCATTCAACTGTAGCAAAATTGTAATAACTGATGATATATAGGCAtacatatattacaaatattgcAGTTTTGATAATTTTGTCTTTTATGTGAGTAAGTCTGTCTTTATACCGAACAATGCACGTCTAAATCTTACGTATTTCGTTCTTTGTTAAATTGATAACTGGTATGAATATATAATCTTCCTAAATCCATTTAAATCAAGGACAGTATACTATATTCACTGATGACGTAATTGTGAATTTGTGTTGAGATCCAATTAAAAGTACGCATTGCAATTCACACAAACCTGTCTTATTGGACTTGACAAGGCAGAGATAAATTTGTATATCCTAAGTTCCGGTTCAAATAATAGATTTGATTGAAGTTCATTAATATCGTGTCTGAAATGCAAAACACTAAAGTTAGACCTCCATTATTTCTGCTTTTGGACCCTAGAGGTCCTAAAACATAAATGATCAGAAAAGGCTCGTTTGTCACTATATGTATAACTTTGACTTGTGTTTTAGTACGTACTACATAGCTGTAATTGTTCACCTTTATATACTGAGGAATTATTAGTCATCTAAATGTTTCCCAaagataaaaaagtaaaataacaaaataccgaaatctatattcaaaacagaaagtcccttatcaaaggCAAAAATTATCAAATCGTATAACGAATGgttaataactgtcatattccgaaCTTGGTACATGCgttttcttatgttgaaaatggtaGATAAAACCTTATTTTATATCCAGCTTAACCAATCATCATTATGACAATCGCATAAAATTTCGTTATACTGACAACGAttggtgaacaaaacaaacagacattgtagtttaaaatgtcaaaattggggtacagcagtcattatTGTGGAATGATATTAATcaatataaacacaaacaaatatgtgaAAAAAGGCACATTAGataaaacgaaagacaagaatgcaAAACTGTTAACTAAACAGTAACAAAATGACGGGATGTTAAAATACCGAGCCATGCCaatgaatatacaaaaaacagacaaaacagtAGGAGTAATACTTTGTTTAAAAAGACAATAACATACCGAATCCTAGAAGGTTCTTGGTGTctgttaaaaatacaaaaagacatATTACATCTTTCATCTAGAAGACCAGAGAAGTTTCAGTTGACTCTTCAGAATGAAATAAGTAACATAGAATGATTAACATCTGTGATATCATATCGCTTATACCAACGAATGTCTGCCTACTAAACATAAGAAGTCTCGCCTACGTTTATAATCCTTTGTGACTGACAGGTATTTTGTTATTTGGTccattgattgattttgttttgtcagtttgaTGGACTTCACCTTTTTTAACTTaacttttgctcattgttgaatgtcgtaTAGTTGTtagttctgtgtcatttggtttctaatggagagttatttcattggcaatcataccacatcttcttggtTTTATATCTCCAAGACCAAAGTAGAAATCCAATGTCCTTCCAATTGGGACACTAATAAGGAAAAATTTGAACTAAAAAGAGAacaaacaaataaaggcaacagtagtacaccgctgttcaaaactcataaatccatggacaaaagacaaaatcggggtaacaaactaaaactgagggaaatgcattaaatataagaggagaacaacgaaacaacattaaaatgacacacacacacacacacacacacacacacacacacacacacacacacacacacacacacacacacacacacacacacacacacacacacacacacacacacacacacacacacacacacacacacacacacacacacacacacacacacacacacagagagAAACGGACtaagaattagacaaaatcctatgagaataacaaatattacatcaaaactaaatacatgaatttgggatagataagtaccgtgacacgtcttatagtaatgtgaattcacactcaaatataagagaaaacaaacgacacaacggaaacacaacgttaaaatgtaacacacacctCAATCCTCAATCTTATGGCCTTATGGCACAACTCTTCTCATTGGTGCATATTACGCCCTATGTGTATCTTCCTCCATGTATTTTCCTCCATGTACTTTAATTTTGTTATTGCTGTTACGATTGAGGTTGCGGATGTTCGGGTAAGTCGAAACGTCCTGTTTTTGAGATAAAGGCCGAAATGATTTCTAACTTCCGTTTATATTCTTCTGTGTTTTCGTGGTCTAGTCTTCCTAGCAGGGTGCATGTGTTGATCTTGCGTATTCCAATTTCCTTTGTAATTTGCTGGTACATTTCTTCTCTATAACTCTCGTAGTTGGGGCACTCTGTGAGGTAGTGCTGTTGTGTTTCCTTAATTCCACAGCTGCATAAGTCGGTGGTGTCTTGCCCTGTGCGTTGTTTATAATAATTAAGGGTTGTGTAGCCAGTTCTAAGTTGTATAAGGATGCTGAAGATTTCTTTGGAAGGAAAGTCAAAGATTGGGATGTTTTTGACGTTTGGTGTTATATCAAAGAGGTCTCTTCCTGTGTCGCTTAGTTCCCATCGTCTTTGCCATTTCTGCATGACACTCTTGTGTGCACCTTGTTTTACGTCTTGAAGGGTAATGATATTGTTTTTTGGCAAGAGTTGTGTTCCTTCTTCTGCTGCTTGCTTTGCCAATAAGTCCGCTTCATCGTTCCCTTGAATATTTGCATGTCCTGGTGTCCATAGGATGCAAATTTCCATCCCTTTAGTTCTTATGTCTTCGATGTGTTCTTTAATGTCTCGAATCACATCAATATAGGATTTGGGTGCCCAATTTAGTGTGAGGAGTCCTACAGCACTTTGACTGTCAGAGAAGATCTTAAGTGTGGTGATGGTGTTGTGTATTCTTTCCAGTATACAAAATTCCAGTACCATTACAATTGCTACAAGCTCTGCTAGTAAGATGGATCCTCTTTGAGCGACAGGTCTGTGTAGTCGTATGGCTGGTCTTGAGTCTTCTGTGTATATGATTGCACCAGCTCCACATGGTCCAGGGTTTCCCATGCATGATCCATCAGTGTATGCAGTTGCTTGGTCATATGCTGTGTTACCTATTAATTCTGTCATGACTGTTATGCATAATTTCTTTTGTTCTGATGTTCTTGATTTCGAGCTGCCGAGTCTGTTCCAGTATGATGGTGTTGTTTTTGTCCTTGATGTTTCTCCAAGTCTATAGGTAAATTCCGGCTCTATTAAATTGATGTTAATGCCAGTTTCTTTTTCCATTTCAAATGATTGACATAGCGCTTTGCCCATTGGTGTTATATGGATGTCATGGCCTATTTCTTTTTGGTAATTTATTAATTGTTGTTTAATAGGTTCTTTTATGGACTTTGATTGGATTTTTGCAATTTCTCTTATAGCAATCTCTTCGATTCTCAGGTCTATTGGTAAAACCCCAGCCTCAATTTCTAAAGCTGCTCTGCCTGATGTTGATGGCATATCTAGGCACAGAGTGAGCGCTTTCCTATGTAGCCTATCCAGTTTTTGGAGGTCTTTTTGTTCAGCAACCTGCCAAGCTGGGCAGCTATATTCCACCACAGATCTTATTAGACAAAAGTACAATTGTAATAGTTTTTTGGTATTCATCTTACTGATTTGTCTTACTTCTCGTAATATGGTCAGATTTCTGCTTGCTCTTTTTTCCAGGGTTTCTAGGTGTTTCCCAAACGTCATCTTCTCGTCCAATATTACTCCGAGTAACTTTGGGTTTGGGTTATAATTTAGCTCTTTTCCATTTAATTGGATTGTTTTATCCTCTTTACTGATTTTCTTTTTGGTGAACATGCATACTTCTGTTTTTTTCAATGCTGATGTTAACTCTCCATTTTCTGGTCCATTCTATTGCTTTTCCGATGTCTTGTGCCATTTCCTCTTTCAGTTCATCTATTTCCTCTGGCTTTCTGGATTGCCACATTGTACCGTCATCTGCAAATTTTGTGTTCTCACCTTTGATGTCATTCAGAAAATCGTTTATATAGTCCCTCTAAAAAAGCTGCAAGTCGGTTTAGGATTGTCCTCTCTGTTATTTTACACATGACACTAGTGAGGCTGATTGGTCTATAAGATGACGGGGAATAGTAGTTGGTCTTTCCTTGTTTGCGAAGGAATTTGACATTGGCAGTTTTCCATTCTGTAGGGAGTTTCCCATTGTTCCATGACAGGTTGATCATAACTCTCATTGCTTCTATGAAATTTGGTccagcaaatttaaataattcTGGGAAGTGGTCGTCTGCTCCAGGTGATTTGCCTATTTCAAGTGCAAAGATGGCATCTTCTACTTCATCAGATGTAATTTCATAGTCCAActtgtgttttgttgtttgtattttatcTTCCATATTGCATATGTTTTCATACTCTTCCATTGTTTCTTTATAGAATGTATCGTCATATTCATCTGTCCTCAGGTGTCCGCCTTTAAAGAAAGTGTCTTGTAAAATAGTACATTTTTCCTCCTCAGAAAAGGCTGGTGCGTTACCTTCAGCAATCAGTGGGAGTATTGTGTTGCAGTCCTTCTTTTTGGTCATCTTTTTATAAGTTGTCCATATTTCTCTTGAATTTCTTGAAGAGTTGAATCTTTCAATGAGCTTAGAGTTCCATTGCCTTTTCTTTCTGGAGCTCGAATCTATCTTCTGCATTTTCAAGAGCTATCTTATGTTGAGTGATGTTTCTTTTTTTGTACTGCTTTTGTCTATAGTTTAGATCCTTTTTTGCCTGACTGACTTCTATGTTCCACCATGGAggctttgtatttgtttttttcttaacctcCCTCTTTTTAATAACCTCTGTCATTGTTCTGTCGATTGTTTCTTTAAGGGATTGGTAAACTTCATCTACGTCATTGCTGGATGAACTGTTGGTAAGCCATTCAGACATGTTTTTTTCGGATTGCTCTTTCCAGTTGTTCCAATCAACCTTGTTCAACTGCCATACCTGCTTTTTTTCCTTTGTTGTTGTTTGTGTTTTAC
This sequence is a window from Mytilus edulis chromosome 1, xbMytEdul2.2, whole genome shotgun sequence. Protein-coding genes within it:
- the LOC139505021 gene encoding uncharacterized protein produces the protein MFTKKKISKEDKTIQLNGKELNYNPNPKLLGVILDEKMTFGKHLETLEKRASRNLTILREVRQISKMNTKKLLQLYFCLIRSVVEYSCPAWQVAEQKDLQKLDRLHRKALTLCLDMPSTSGRAALEIEAGVLPIDLRIEEIAIREIAKIQSKSIKEPIKQQLINYQKEIGHDIHITPMGKALCQSFEMEKETGININLIEPEFTYRLGETSRTKTTPSYWNRLGSSKSRTSEQKKLCITVMTELIGNTAYDQATAYTDGSCMGNPGPCGAGAIIYTEDSRPAIRLHRPVAQRGSILLAELVAIVMVLEFCILERIHNTITTLKIFSDSQSAVGLLTLNWAPKSYIDVIRDIKEHIEDIRTKGMEICILWTPGHANIQGNDEADLLAKQAAEEGTQLLPKNNIITLQDVKQGAHKSVMQKWQRRWELSDTGRDLFDITPNVKNIPIFDFPSKEIFSILIQLRTGYTTLNYYKQRTGQDTTDLCSCGIKETQQHYLTECPNYESYREEMYQQITKEIGIRKINTCTLLGRLDHENTEEYKRKLEIISAFISKTGRFDLPEHPQPQS